One genomic region from Gossypium hirsutum isolate 1008001.06 chromosome D13, Gossypium_hirsutum_v2.1, whole genome shotgun sequence encodes:
- the LOC107920359 gene encoding wall-associated receptor kinase-like 22 translates to MFFIQNPLSMSPLPAAIFISILFLLPQLHKVCSSSPAAGRTIPTRGTCNSTCGAIPVMFPFGTGFGCGHPYFARYVKCNAGTLQFSTGTGIYPVSSIDYPTSTIVVADPFMSTCSSMQNSGSFSLDRTSPFTLTGSNIFVLLGCSTTSPVFDPSEDLCDTGSGSRVCSGLYSCKGVTGIGLPQNAPTSTCCVYDSLMGIGSGYSLDLPKLQCSSYTSIFEFGDEGDPMKWKFGISLQYNDSYYTPACKNCETSGGLCGFSGLDESFSCICRDGVNTTTNCFGHGYTWSGAWEPKIQTKTSIGVFLLWWIYLQV, encoded by the exons ATGTTCTTCATCCAAAACCCTTTATCCATGTCACCTCTACCAGCTGCTATCTTCATCAGCATTCTGTtcttgcttcctcaactccataaAGTTTGTTCTTCCAGCCCTGCTGCTGGCCGCACCATACCGACCCGCGGTACATGTAACAGCACTTGTGGTGCAATCCCGGTTATGTTTCCCTTTGGCACTGGATTTGGGTGTGGCCACCCTTACTTTGCTAGATATGTAAAATGCAATGCTGGTACTCTACAGTTCTCAACTGGCACTGGCATTTACCCTGTTTCTTCCATCGACTACCCAACCAGCACTATTGTTGTTGCAGATCCTTTCATGTCAACTTGCTCTTCAATGCAGAATTCTGGAAGTTTTAGCTTGGACCGAACGAGCCCGTTCACACTAACAGGTTCCAATATCTTTGTCCTGCTTGGTTGCTCAACTACATCTCCTGTGTTTGATCCAAGTGAGGATTTGTGTGATACCGGATCAGGTTCTCGTGTTTGCAGCGGTTTGTATTCTTGCAAAGGGGTAACTGGAATTGGGTTGCCACAAAATGCACCTACATCTACCTGTTGTGTTTATGACTCCTTGATGGGAATAGGATCAGGCTATTCTTTGGATCTCCCAAAACTTCAGTGCTCATCGTACACGTCGATATTCGAGTTTGGAGATGAAGGGGATCCCATGAAATGGAAATTTGGGATTTCTTTGCAGTATAATGATTCATACTACACTCCTGCATGCAAGAACTGTGAAACCAGTGGAGGCTTGTGTGGCTTTTCTGGTCTGGATGAGTCATTCTCTTGCATTTGCCGAGATGGTGTGAACACTACCACAAATTGCTTTGGCCATG GGTACACCTGGAGTGGGGCATGGGAACCCAAAATTCAAACCAAGACTAGTATTGGAG TGTTTTTGCTGTGGTGGATTTATCTTCAAGTTTGA
- the LOC107920358 gene encoding pentatricopeptide repeat-containing protein At1g69290-like, with protein sequence MQCLQIYGEMWRKAVCSIPPYRPFSYSAATDIPTLYSFLQPSIFALKPNDQSKQPQDSTNSQTKTLTEEQKTTLQTTLEKSLLTHNTDEAWKSFKSLTICCTFPNKPLTNSLITHLSSLQDTQNLKRAFASVIFVIEKDPKLLSFETVTTLLSSMNFANTAAPAFALIKCMFKNRYFVPFGLWGNMLVDVSRKSGSLVAFLRVFEECCRIAIDEKLNYMKPDLAACNAALECCCCELESVSDAEKVVATMSVLGVRPDESSFGFLSYLFALKGLEKKIDELEKLMVEFGFSNKRVFFNSLIGGYVKSGKIDSVSTTVLRSLREGNGKEWIFSDETHCEVVKGYLQNGAMKSLASLIIEAQKLESPMLEVDKSFGYGIISACINLGLADKAHSILDEMNAQSGSVGLGVYVPILKAYSKEHRTAEATQLVMDIGNSGLQLDAGMYDMLIEVSMTSQDFQSAFTLFRDMRDARIPDLKGSYLTIMTGLMENQRPELMAAFLDEVVEDPRIEVKTHDWNSIIHAFCKAGRLEDARRTFRRMTFLQFEPNDQTYLSLINGYVTAEKYFSVLMLWNEIKRKFSGGKEKGINFDHNLVDAFLYALVKGGFFDAVMQVVEKSQEMKIFVDKWRYKQAFMEKHKKLKVSKLRRRSFRKMEALIAFKNWAGLNA encoded by the coding sequence ATGCAATGTTTGCAGATTTACGGTGAAATGTGGAGAAAAGCAGTGTGTTCAATCCCACCCTATAGACCTTTCTCTTATTCCGCCGCCACTGATATCCCAACTCTTTACTCTTTCCTTCAGCCTTCAATTTTTGCATTAAAACCAAACGATCAATCAAAACAACCTCAGGACTCCACCAATTCCCAAACCAAAACCCTAACCGAAGAACAAAAAACCACTCTACAAACCACCCTAGAGAAATCCCTTCTCACCCACAACACTGATGAAGCCTGGAAGTCCTTCAAGTCCCTCACCATCTGCTGCACTTTTCCCAATAAGCCCCTCACTAACTCCCTTATTACCCACTTGTCTTCCTTGCAAGACACCCAAAATCTCAAAAGGGCATTTGCCTCTGTGATTTTTGTCATTGAAAAGGATCCAAAGTTGCTGTCTTTTGAAACCGTGACTACCCTTTTGAGTTCCATGAATTTTGCCAACACCGCCGCCCCTGCTTTTGCTCTTATAAAATGCATGTTCAAAAACAGGTACTTTGTCCCTTTTGGGTTGTGGGGTAATATGCTTGTTGATGTCAGTAGGAAAAGTGGTAGCCTTGTTGCATTTTTAAGAGTTTTTGAGGAATGTTGTAGGATTGCTATTGATGAAAAGTTGAATTATATGAAACCTGATTTGGCTGCTTGTAATGCTGCTCTAGAGTGTTGCTGTTGTGAGCTTGAATCAGTTTCGGATGCTGAAAAAGTAGTGGCAACTATGTCTGTCTTAGGTGTTCGGCCCGATGAATCAAGTTTTGGTTTCCtttcttatttgtttgcattAAAAGGGCTTGAAAAGAAGATAGATGAGttagaaaaattgatggttgAGTTTGGTTTTTCAAATAAACGGGTGTTTTTTAATAGCTTGATTGGTGGGTATGTCAAGTCGGGCAAAATAgactcagtttcaaccacggtttTGCGTAGTTTGAGAGAAGGTAATGGGAAAGAGTGGATTTTCAGTGATGAAACTCACTGTGAAGTGGTTAAAGGGTATCTTCAAAATGGGGCTATGAAGAGTTTAGCTAGTTTGATCATTGAAGCTCAAAAGTTGGAGTCTCCCATGCTTGAGGTTGACAAGTCTTTTGGATATGGCATCATTAGCGCCTGTATTAATCTTGGTTTAGCAGATAAGGCACACAGCATTCTTGATGAAATGAATGCTCAGAGTGGTTCCGTGGGGCTTGGTGTTTATGTGCCTATCTTAAAGGCTTACAGCAAGGAGCATAGAACTGCCGAAGCTACTCAATTAGTTATGGATATTGGTAATTCAGGGCTTCAGTTGGATGCAGGAATGTATGACATGCTAATTGAAGTGTCCATGACGAGTCAGGATTTTCAGTCTGCTTTTACATTGTTTAGGGATATGAGAGATGCAAGAATACCTGACTTGAAAGGGAGTTATCTTACTATAATGACAGGTCTGATGGAGAATCAAAGACCTGAGTTGATGGCTGCATTTCTAGATGAAGTTGTTGAAGACCCTCGCATAGAAGTTAAAACTCATGACTGGAACTCAATTATTCATGCTTTCTGTAAAGCTGGGCGGTTGGAAGATGCTAGGAGGACTTTCAGAAGGATGACTTTCCTGCAGTTTGAGCCAAATGATCAAACATATTTGTCCCTGATTAATGGTTATGTGACTGCGGAGAAATATTTCAGTGTTTTGATGCTATGGAATGAGATTAAACGGAAATTTTCAGGTGGCAAAGAGAAAGGCATCAATTTTGATCACAACTTAGTTGATGCATTCTTATATGCTCTTGTTAAAGGGGGTTTCTTTGATGCAGTGATGCAAGTCGTTGAGAAGTCGCAAGAGATGAAAATTTTTGTGGATAAATGGAGGTACAAACAAGCATTCATGGAGAAGCATAAGAAGCTTAAAGTGTCAAAGTTGAGGAGAAGGAGCTTCAGGAAAATGGAGGCACTTATCGCTTTCAAGAATTGGGCTGGTTTGAATGCATGA